In the Equus quagga isolate Etosha38 unplaced genomic scaffold, UCLA_HA_Equagga_1.0 72560_RagTag, whole genome shotgun sequence genome, one interval contains:
- the LOC124234182 gene encoding zinc finger X-chromosomal protein-like isoform X2, which produces MDGDQIVVEVQETVFVSDVVDSDITVHNFAPDGPDSVVIQDVIEDVVIEDVQCSDILEEADVSENVIIPEQVLDSDVTEEVSLAHCTVPDDVLASDITSASMSMPEHVLTSESIHVSDVGHVEHIVHDSVVEAEIVTDPLTTDVVSEEVLVADCASEAVIDANGIPVEQQDDKSNCEDYLMISLDDAGKIEQDGSSGMTMDTELEIDPCKVDGTCPEVIKVYIFKADPGEDDLGGTVDIVESEPENDHEVELLDQNNSIRVPREKMVYMTVNDSQQEDEDLNVAEIADEVYMEVIVGEEDAAVAAAAAAAVHEQQMDDSEIKTFMPIAWAAAYGNNSDGIENRNGTASALLHIDESAGLGRLAKQKPKKRRRPDSRQYQTAIIIGPDGHPLTVYPCMICGKKFKSRGFLKRHMKNHPEHLTKKKYHCTDCDYTTNKKISLHNHLESHKLTSKAEKAIECDECGKHFSHAGALFTHKMVHKEKGANKMHRCKFCEYETAEQGLLNRHLLAVHSKNFPHICVECGKGFRHPSELKKHMRIHTGEKPYHCQYCEYRSADSSNLKTHVKTKHSKEMPFKCDICLLTFSDTKEVQQHGLIHQESKTHQCLHCDHKSSNSSDLKRHIISVHTKDYPHKCEMCDKGFHRPSELKKHVAAHKGKKMHQCRHCDFKIADPFVLSRHILSVHTKDLPFRCKRCRKGFRQQTELKKHMKTHSGRKVYQCEYCEYSTTDASGFKRHVISIHTKDYPHRCEYCKKGFRRPSEKNQHIMRHHKEVGLP; this is translated from the exons ATGGATGGTGATCAAATTGTTGTGGAAGTTCAAGAAACTGTTTTTGTTTCAGATGTTGTGGATTCAGATATAACTGTACATAACTTTGCTCCTGATGGCCCAGACTCAGTTGTAATCCAAGATGTTATTGAGGATGTTGTTATTGAGGATGTTCAGTGCTCAGATATCTTAGAAGAAGCAGATGTATCTGAAAATGTCATCATTCCTGAGCAAGTCTTGGACTCAGATGTAACCGAAGAAGTTTCTTTAGCACATTGCACAGTCCCAGATGATGTTTTAGCTTCCGATATTACTTCAGCATCAATGTCTATGCCAGAACACGTCTTGACGAGTGAATCTATACATGTGTCTGATGTTGGACATGTTGAACATATTGTTCACGATAGTGTAGTAGAAGCAGAAATCGTCACTGATCCTCTGACAACTGATGTAGTTTCAGAAGAAGTATTGGTAGCAGATTGTGCCTCTGAAGCAGTCATAGATGCCAATGGAATCCCTGTGGAGCAGCAAGATGACAAAAGCAACTGTGAGGACTACCTTATGATTTCCT tGGATGATGCTGGCAAAATAGAACAGGATGGTTCGTCTGGAATGACCATGGATACAGAGTTGGAAATTGATCCTTGTAAAGTGGATGGCACTTGCCCTGAAGTCATCAAGGTGTACATTTTTAAAGCTGACCCTGGAGAGGATGACTTGG GTGGTACTGTAGATATCGTGGAGAGTGAGCCTGAGAATGATCATGAAGTTGAACTACTTGATCAGAATAACAGTATTCGTGTGCCAAGGGAAAAGATGGTTTATATGACTGTCAATGACTCTCAGCAAGAAGATGAAGATTTAA ATGTTGCCGAAATTGCTGATGAGGTTTATATGGAAGTGATTGTAGGAGAGGAGGATGCTGCTGTTGCAGCCGCAGCAGCTGCTGCTGTGCATGAACAGCAAATGGATGACAGTGAAATCAAAACCTTCATGCCAATAGCATGGGCAGCAGCTTATG GTAATAATTCTGATGGAATTGAAAACCGGAATGGCACTGCAAGTGCCCTCTTGCACATAGATGAGTCTGCTGGGCTCGGCAGACTGgctaaacaaaaaccaaagaaaaggagACGACCTGATTCCAGACAGTACCAAACAG CTATAATTATTGGCCCTGATGGACATCCCTTGACTGTCTATCCTTGCATGATTTGTGGGAAAAAGTTTAAGTcaagaggttttttaaaaaggcacatgAAAAACCATCCTGAGCACCTTACCAAGAAGAAATACCACTGTACTGACTGTGACTACACTACCAACAAGAAGATAAGTTTACACAACCACCTGGAGAGCCACAAGCTGACCAGTAAGGCAGAGAAGGCTATCGAATGTGATGAGTGTGGGAAACATTTCTCTCATGCTGGGGCTTTGTTTACTCACAAAATGGTGCATAAGGAGAAGGGAGCCAACAAAATGCACAGGTGTAAATTCTGTGAATATGAGACAGCTGAACAAGGGTTATTGAATCGCCACCTTTTGGCAGTTCACAGCAAGAACTTTCCTCATATTTGTGTAGAATGTGGTAAAGGTTTTCGTCACCCATCGGAGCTCAAAAAGCACATGCGAATCCATACTGGGGAGAAGCCATACCATTGTCAGTACTGTGAATATAGGTCTGCAGACTCTTCTAACTTGAAAACGCACGTAAAAACTAAGCATAGCAAAGAGATGCCGTTCAAGTGTGACATCTGTCTTCTGACTTTCTCAGATACCAAAGAGGTGCAGCAACATGGTCTTATCCACCAAGAAAGCAAAACACACCAGTGTTTGCATTGTGACCACAAGAGTTCAAACTCAAGCGATTTGAAACGACACATAATTTCAGTTCACACAAAGGACTACCCCCATAAGTGTGAAATGTGTGATAAAGGCTTTCATAGGCCTTCAGAACTCAAGAAACATGTGGCTGCCCACAAGGGTAAAAAAATGCACCAGTGTAGACATTGTGACTTCAAGATTGCAGATCCATTTGTTTTAAGTCGCCATATTCTCTCAGTTCACACAAAAGATCTTCCATTTCGGTGTAAGAGGTGTAGAAAGGGATTTAGGCAACAGACTGAGCTTAAAAAGCATATGAAGACACACAGTGGCCGGAAAGTATATCAGTGTGAGTACTGTGAGTATAGCACTACAGATGCCTCAGGCTTTAAACGGCACGTTATTTCCATTCATACAAAAGACTATCCTCACCGTTGTGAGTACTGTAAGAAAGGGTTCCGAAGACCTTCAGAAAAGAACCAGCACATAATGAGACATCATAAAGAAGTTGGCCTGCCCTAA
- the LOC124234182 gene encoding zinc finger X-chromosomal protein-like isoform X1 has translation MDEDELELRQQEPDSFFDGIGTDATHMDGDQIVVEVQETVFVSDVVDSDITVHNFAPDGPDSVVIQDVIEDVVIEDVQCSDILEEADVSENVIIPEQVLDSDVTEEVSLAHCTVPDDVLASDITSASMSMPEHVLTSESIHVSDVGHVEHIVHDSVVEAEIVTDPLTTDVVSEEVLVADCASEAVIDANGIPVEQQDDKSNCEDYLMISLDDAGKIEQDGSSGMTMDTELEIDPCKVDGTCPEVIKVYIFKADPGEDDLGGTVDIVESEPENDHEVELLDQNNSIRVPREKMVYMTVNDSQQEDEDLNVAEIADEVYMEVIVGEEDAAVAAAAAAAVHEQQMDDSEIKTFMPIAWAAAYGNNSDGIENRNGTASALLHIDESAGLGRLAKQKPKKRRRPDSRQYQTAIIIGPDGHPLTVYPCMICGKKFKSRGFLKRHMKNHPEHLTKKKYHCTDCDYTTNKKISLHNHLESHKLTSKAEKAIECDECGKHFSHAGALFTHKMVHKEKGANKMHRCKFCEYETAEQGLLNRHLLAVHSKNFPHICVECGKGFRHPSELKKHMRIHTGEKPYHCQYCEYRSADSSNLKTHVKTKHSKEMPFKCDICLLTFSDTKEVQQHGLIHQESKTHQCLHCDHKSSNSSDLKRHIISVHTKDYPHKCEMCDKGFHRPSELKKHVAAHKGKKMHQCRHCDFKIADPFVLSRHILSVHTKDLPFRCKRCRKGFRQQTELKKHMKTHSGRKVYQCEYCEYSTTDASGFKRHVISIHTKDYPHRCEYCKKGFRRPSEKNQHIMRHHKEVGLP, from the exons ATGGATGAAGATGAACTTGAATTGCGACAACAGGAGCCAGACTCATTTTTTGACGGAATAG gaactgaTGCTACGCACATGGATGGTGATCAAATTGTTGTGGAAGTTCAAGAAACTGTTTTTGTTTCAGATGTTGTGGATTCAGATATAACTGTACATAACTTTGCTCCTGATGGCCCAGACTCAGTTGTAATCCAAGATGTTATTGAGGATGTTGTTATTGAGGATGTTCAGTGCTCAGATATCTTAGAAGAAGCAGATGTATCTGAAAATGTCATCATTCCTGAGCAAGTCTTGGACTCAGATGTAACCGAAGAAGTTTCTTTAGCACATTGCACAGTCCCAGATGATGTTTTAGCTTCCGATATTACTTCAGCATCAATGTCTATGCCAGAACACGTCTTGACGAGTGAATCTATACATGTGTCTGATGTTGGACATGTTGAACATATTGTTCACGATAGTGTAGTAGAAGCAGAAATCGTCACTGATCCTCTGACAACTGATGTAGTTTCAGAAGAAGTATTGGTAGCAGATTGTGCCTCTGAAGCAGTCATAGATGCCAATGGAATCCCTGTGGAGCAGCAAGATGACAAAAGCAACTGTGAGGACTACCTTATGATTTCCT tGGATGATGCTGGCAAAATAGAACAGGATGGTTCGTCTGGAATGACCATGGATACAGAGTTGGAAATTGATCCTTGTAAAGTGGATGGCACTTGCCCTGAAGTCATCAAGGTGTACATTTTTAAAGCTGACCCTGGAGAGGATGACTTGG GTGGTACTGTAGATATCGTGGAGAGTGAGCCTGAGAATGATCATGAAGTTGAACTACTTGATCAGAATAACAGTATTCGTGTGCCAAGGGAAAAGATGGTTTATATGACTGTCAATGACTCTCAGCAAGAAGATGAAGATTTAA ATGTTGCCGAAATTGCTGATGAGGTTTATATGGAAGTGATTGTAGGAGAGGAGGATGCTGCTGTTGCAGCCGCAGCAGCTGCTGCTGTGCATGAACAGCAAATGGATGACAGTGAAATCAAAACCTTCATGCCAATAGCATGGGCAGCAGCTTATG GTAATAATTCTGATGGAATTGAAAACCGGAATGGCACTGCAAGTGCCCTCTTGCACATAGATGAGTCTGCTGGGCTCGGCAGACTGgctaaacaaaaaccaaagaaaaggagACGACCTGATTCCAGACAGTACCAAACAG CTATAATTATTGGCCCTGATGGACATCCCTTGACTGTCTATCCTTGCATGATTTGTGGGAAAAAGTTTAAGTcaagaggttttttaaaaaggcacatgAAAAACCATCCTGAGCACCTTACCAAGAAGAAATACCACTGTACTGACTGTGACTACACTACCAACAAGAAGATAAGTTTACACAACCACCTGGAGAGCCACAAGCTGACCAGTAAGGCAGAGAAGGCTATCGAATGTGATGAGTGTGGGAAACATTTCTCTCATGCTGGGGCTTTGTTTACTCACAAAATGGTGCATAAGGAGAAGGGAGCCAACAAAATGCACAGGTGTAAATTCTGTGAATATGAGACAGCTGAACAAGGGTTATTGAATCGCCACCTTTTGGCAGTTCACAGCAAGAACTTTCCTCATATTTGTGTAGAATGTGGTAAAGGTTTTCGTCACCCATCGGAGCTCAAAAAGCACATGCGAATCCATACTGGGGAGAAGCCATACCATTGTCAGTACTGTGAATATAGGTCTGCAGACTCTTCTAACTTGAAAACGCACGTAAAAACTAAGCATAGCAAAGAGATGCCGTTCAAGTGTGACATCTGTCTTCTGACTTTCTCAGATACCAAAGAGGTGCAGCAACATGGTCTTATCCACCAAGAAAGCAAAACACACCAGTGTTTGCATTGTGACCACAAGAGTTCAAACTCAAGCGATTTGAAACGACACATAATTTCAGTTCACACAAAGGACTACCCCCATAAGTGTGAAATGTGTGATAAAGGCTTTCATAGGCCTTCAGAACTCAAGAAACATGTGGCTGCCCACAAGGGTAAAAAAATGCACCAGTGTAGACATTGTGACTTCAAGATTGCAGATCCATTTGTTTTAAGTCGCCATATTCTCTCAGTTCACACAAAAGATCTTCCATTTCGGTGTAAGAGGTGTAGAAAGGGATTTAGGCAACAGACTGAGCTTAAAAAGCATATGAAGACACACAGTGGCCGGAAAGTATATCAGTGTGAGTACTGTGAGTATAGCACTACAGATGCCTCAGGCTTTAAACGGCACGTTATTTCCATTCATACAAAAGACTATCCTCACCGTTGTGAGTACTGTAAGAAAGGGTTCCGAAGACCTTCAGAAAAGAACCAGCACATAATGAGACATCATAAAGAAGTTGGCCTGCCCTAA